The region TTTAATTAAGCACCTAAAGGGGGGTTCTGCTTTTTGTCATTTATTTTTGGGCACACTTTATCGGACCCTGCCATGGGCAGCGTCTTGTCGGTTTTAAACGGGCTAATTTTACGCCTCCTTCTTCATCGGGAACAAGTGTCCCTGTCCGCCCAGATTGGATTTAAGTTTACTACAAAAAAACTGCACTTTGAACGCTATTGAAAGGTTATGGGATACGGATAGCTCCATACGCCGAATTCCTTCTCTACCGTCAGATAGTGAGCCTAAACCAAAAGCAAAAATCTACAATAAAAAACCGCATTTCGTGCAGAAACTGTTGAAAATATATAAAAACCGGTGTAAAATTAAGTTTAACTAAGTGTTTATGTACAAAAGAAGAGGGGATGTTTTGTGAGAAAACGGAAAAGATGTAGACAATTAGCAGGAAGGGCTGCCAGTCTTTTATTGGTAACTACTTTGATGGCGCCCAATATGGTGCCGCTGATAGCCTATGGGGCGGAGGCCATTCATAACAGGCCACGTTATGTGTCTTTTGCCAGGCCGACGGCTCTTACCCTGAACGAAGTAGGTATTAGTGACCTGGGAAATTCCGGGGGTGGTGATGGGGCTGGCAATGACAGCGGCTCCGATACCAGCAATGATTCAGGTAGCAGTAGCTCTAATTCTGATAGCAACGGTTCTGGCAGTGATGGATCAGAGTCAGGAGGCGGTTCTGGAACTGGCGGTTCCGAACCTGACGGAGGCTCCGAGTCCGGCGGAGGTTCTGAATCCGGCGGAGGCTCCGAGTCAGGGGGCGGTTCGGAGTCCGGCGGAGGCTCCGAAACCGGCGATGGTTCGGAGTCTGGTGATGGTTCCGAAACCGGCAATGGCTCCGAGTCCGGCGGTGATTCCGAAACCGGCGATGGCTCCGAGTCCGGCGGAGGTTCCGAAACCGGCAATGGCTCCGAGTCCGGCGGAGGTTCCGAAAACGGCGATGGTTCGGAGTCCGGCGGTGATTCCGAAACCGGAAAAGAAGAGGAGTCCGGTGGTGCAGATAAAGAGACTGGAAGCAATACAGATGAAAGTAAGGACGAAACCAAGGAATCTACAGAAGAAACCGAAGAATCCAAAGAAGCGGATGAGAACGGCAGCCATAGCGGCGGAGCAGGCGGTAATCGACCTGCCGGACCTGATGTGCCAGAAAGTACAGAAGCAGAGCTGGAAACCTTACCTGCCGAGGTTCTTTCGAAGCCAGAGGATGAAAAGGAGGCCAGAGAACCAGAAGACTTTTATGATGACCTGATTGAAGAACCGGAAGGAGAGCTGGTCCAGTTTAATGACCGATACCGTACCTACCAAACCGGCGATGGGGAGTATGTGACTGTCATTGGCGGGTATTCCGGACTGTATCAGGATAAAAGCGGAGAGGTCCTTGAGGCCAACAACATGCTGACCGAGGCTGATGTGGAGGATGAGGAAATATCCGTGGCCACAGGTTCCAACGCCAGGAGGATGAGAAGCATGGTATCCGGTGGGACAACTTACCGGAATGAGGATGGGCCGATAAACGTGCTTTTGCCTGAAAAGATGAGCGGCGGACGCGGGTATACCATCTCAAAAGGCAGTGATTCCCTTGAAATAATACCGGAGGGTGGGGATTATACCTTAAGCTGTGTGGGGGATAATGCAATCCGTTATAGCGATGTGTATGAGAACGTGGATGTCCAGTATACCATCCTGAATGGCACTGTGAAGGAGGATATCATCCTGCTGGAGAAGCAGGAAAAGGACAGCTTTTCTTACAAGCTTAAGTCCGGAAGCCTTAAATTCAAGAAAGAAGGTAATTCGGTTATCGCCTATCACGCAAGCGCCAGCGATCCTCTGTTCCGTTTGACGGCTCCTATGATGGTCGATGCGGCAGGGTGCGCTACTGATAAGGTGAAGCTGTCCTATGATTCATCCTCTAAGACAGTCACCATCAAACCGGACCGTAAATGGCTGGAAAGTGAGGCGAGGGAATACCCGGTCCGCATTGACCCGGGAACCACCCTTGTAACACCATCCCAGTTTGCATATGCCATGGTGGGATCTGGCGTACCTAAAACCTACTTTGGTGATAATGGCCATACAATGGTCGGTTACTCAGAGGATTACGGATATTGCCGGGCCTTTATGGAGATAAGTCCTGACTGGGAATCCTTAATGGCAAGACGGGATGAGAATGGTGATGGTCCATCCGTCAACGATGTCCAGCTGACTGTTTATGTGATGACAAAGGATACGGTCCAGCGCAGTGCGTTTATTGCACTTGCACCAGAGCGCGCCTGGAACCAGGAAACAATAAGCTGGTATACGATGCATAACGGTGAGATAGATAAGGCCTTAAATGGCGGGGACCTGCCGCAGCTGGGTGATTATCAATACTCAGAAGGTGAAGCAAAGCCGATGTCCTTTAACATCACGGAAGCATATGATAAATGGCTGCGGGACCCCTCTACGCGTCATGGCCTGATGCTGAAGGTGCTTGCAGAATTACCTTACAAAGACTCCATTGAAGATGTCATGTGGGCTGAAACCATTTATAATGGCTGGAACGCGAAATATGGGCCGAGGCTGGAAGTGGCCTGGTCCGGAGAATTAAATGACAAGGACTTATTAACCCTTCCGATGAGCGAGTTTACCCTGAATGTTGACCCAGGCGTCATGCCAAGTGACGCAGGCGGCAGAAGCACATTAGGCGTCGTACCATGGGGAATATCACAGGCAGGTTCTGAGATTACATATAACCTTTACGAAGCGGAAGGGGATAATGAGACAGACAAAGGCGGCGTGACGGCTGAAGATTCCCTGGCGTATCCGGATTTCCGGAAGGTATCAGATGACTGTATCAATTTCGGATACTTAGAGGGCAACTGGCAGGGTGACCCTGCTTTCATGACAGAAAATCTTCAGACAGATACAAAATATTACATAACAGCACAGGGGGAAGGAAAGGAAGTAATCGAGGATGAGGAAGGCAGCCCCGCGTTAGGGGATGGGACTGAAACCAGCGATTTAAAGACTTCGGATGAATTCCTGTTATATGAAGTGCAGGTCAAAGACGATATTGCCAGGATAGCGAAGCATTATGGAATCCTAATCCGTCAAATCAAAAAAGATAATCAGATGACAGCGGGGCAGCTTACAACGGCCGGGGATATCCTCTTTATCAGGAAACCTCTGACGGATGTCCCATACACATTTAAGATTCCTAAGGATAAGCTGGAGAAATATCTGCTGGAGGCCATACTGGGCGGTTATGACCCGCGTTATGACTTCGGCGGTGACCCGATTAACATGTCGTCCGGCTCCTATTACATGGAGCATACCGATGCGTCCATAGAGGACTTAGGCGGCACCTTTGAAATCTCCAGGAGTTATAACTCAAAGAACCCATTCTTCCGTTCTGAATTCGGAAAGGGCTGGAGTACCCTTGCAGGCGAGAAAATCATGGTCCTGGAGGATGGAAGGATATTCTATTCCAGGGAGGATGGTAAGGGAATCATATTCAAAAAGGCCGGGGATGGAACATACAAGGGGCCTGATGGCTATGATTATACCCTGATGCCGGTCGATTCAATTGAAGTTTCAACCATGGAAAACCCGGATGACGAGGATGAGGAGGAAGAAGGGTTCCCAGGTGATGCGGAAGGTGAAATCCGTATAGCCAGTCCGTTATCTGCTGAATACCGCACAGCCAGCCCGTCCTCCGCGGCTATGAAAATGACACCTGCTGAGGATGAGGAAGACGGGGAAGAGACCGGAGCCGTTAAACCTTCCATCGGATGGGAAATCACACAGCCGGACGGAAGTGTCAAGATATTCAATGCATACGGCCTCCTTGTCACTGAGAAGGACAGGAAGGGCTATAAGACATCTTATGTCTACGACAGCGCTTATCAGCTGCGCCAGATTATCACACCTTCAGGTAAGATTTTTGAGATTGCACAGGATGATGACGGGAAGATTACCGATATCACACTTCCGGATGGCGGGACAATCCACTATGAATTTGATGACCAGGATAACCTTGTTTCCGTGACAGACCCGGAGGGCGGTGTGCGCAGGTATGAATACGACGATGCCAACCACATGACGGCATGGTATGATGAGAATGATTCCATGTTCATACGGAATACCTATGACAGCGAAGGAAGAGTCACTGAGCAGGAAGATGCGTTAGGAAATGTCAGCACCTATTCCTACGAGCGCAACCTAACCATCATGAAAGATAACCGTGGAAATCATGTGCTGTATCATCTGGATGACCGCGGACGGACCGTGAAGGTGGAGTATGCAGACGGCGATACCATACTTACTTCCTATTCCGCTGACAACAGGGTAGCATCACAAACAGATGCCAATGGCATGACCACTTCCTATGAATATGATGAGGAAGGGAATGTACTGACAGAGACAAGACAGGATGGAAGCCAGGCCCATTTTACCTACAATGAACTTAACCTGCCTTTGACCGCCACGGATTATGAGGGGAACACGACCACCTTTGAATATGATGAGGCAGGGAACCTGCTGCTCATGACAGACGGGGAAGGCAATACAACCAGGTATGATTATGATGAACTGAACCGGATTGTGTCCATAACGGATGCTAATGGCGGTACTACAACTTTCAGTTATGAAGATACGCAGGCAGTGCCTTCGTCCATAACGGATGGTGAAGGTAATATAACCAGATACAGTTATGATGAGATGAACCGTCTGTTGGCCGCAACGGACCCGGAAGGTAATACAACCAGCCATGTTTATAATAAGAACGGTTGGGAGATATCCACCCAGGCGGCAGATGGCGGGGAGACTGTTTATGAGTTCAGCCCGGCGGGAGAGATCATCTCAATTACGGATCCCATGGGGGCAAAGGCAGCCTTTGCCTATGACCGTATGCATAATATCATCTCAGGGGAAGACGCCCTTGGGCATACATTGGATTACGCCTATGATTCTAATTACAACAAAGTAAGCGAGACGGATGCCAAAGGCAATACCACACGTTATACATATGATTCCAGGAACCGGATGGCAGGATATACGGATGCTCTGGGCAATGAAGTCACCTTAAGCCTGGATGGAGCGGGTAACATCATTATACAGACGGATAAACGTGGACATGATACGGAATTTGTATATGATATGGTCCTCAACCGGCCTGTCTCATATAAAGACCGGGCTGGTGCCTTAACCAGTTATGAATATGACCGAAACGGAAATATGGTCAAGGTTAAGTACCCGGATAAGAGTACGGTTACATATACATATGATAAAGCCGGCCGGATGGTATCAACGACAGCCCGGAACGGACTGGTGACGGAGCTGTCCTATGATGGATGCGGGAATATCATACGGATACAGGATGATGAAACACGGGTGTACAAATACGGGTATGACCATAATAACCGTCTCATCCGCACGGAAGACCCACTGGGCGGCGTAACCCGCTATGCCTATGACGGCGCTGGGAACCAGATAGCCGTAACCGACGCTAATGGAAATACGGCCACCTATGGCTATGACGCGGTTGGCCGCCTGACGGAGATGAAGGATGCCCTGGAAGGGGTTACTGGCTTGGGGTATGACTTAAATGGAAACCTTGTAAGCGGCACAGATGCCAACGGACATTCGGAAAGCTGCTATTATGATGTCCTGGGGCAGCTCCTGGCCCAGACCGATGCGGCAGGCAATGTGACCGCAATGGAATATGACGCCGTTGGAAATATATCTAAGGTAATGGATGCCCTTAAAGGTGAGACTGTCTACGAAACGGATGCCGTACAACGTACTGTAAAAATAACGGATGCGATGGGGCATGACTACCTTTATGAATATGATGGGAACGGCAACCTGCTCAAAACCACTATGCCAGACGGCGATACCGTG is a window of Enterocloster clostridioformis DNA encoding:
- a CDS encoding DUF6531 domain-containing protein — its product is MTAPMMVDAAGCATDKVKLSYDSSSKTVTIKPDRKWLESEAREYPVRIDPGTTLVTPSQFAYAMVGSGVPKTYFGDNGHTMVGYSEDYGYCRAFMEISPDWESLMARRDENGDGPSVNDVQLTVYVMTKDTVQRSAFIALAPERAWNQETISWYTMHNGEIDKALNGGDLPQLGDYQYSEGEAKPMSFNITEAYDKWLRDPSTRHGLMLKVLAELPYKDSIEDVMWAETIYNGWNAKYGPRLEVAWSGELNDKDLLTLPMSEFTLNVDPGVMPSDAGGRSTLGVVPWGISQAGSEITYNLYEAEGDNETDKGGVTAEDSLAYPDFRKVSDDCINFGYLEGNWQGDPAFMTENLQTDTKYYITAQGEGKEVIEDEEGSPALGDGTETSDLKTSDEFLLYEVQVKDDIARIAKHYGILIRQIKKDNQMTAGQLTTAGDILFIRKPLTDVPYTFKIPKDKLEKYLLEAILGGYDPRYDFGGDPINMSSGSYYMEHTDASIEDLGGTFEISRSYNSKNPFFRSEFGKGWSTLAGEKIMVLEDGRIFYSREDGKGIIFKKAGDGTYKGPDGYDYTLMPVDSIEVSTMENPDDEDEEEEGFPGDAEGEIRIASPLSAEYRTASPSSAAMKMTPAEDEEDGEETGAVKPSIGWEITQPDGSVKIFNAYGLLVTEKDRKGYKTSYVYDSAYQLRQIITPSGKIFEIAQDDDGKITDITLPDGGTIHYEFDDQDNLVSVTDPEGGVRRYEYDDANHMTAWYDENDSMFIRNTYDSEGRVTEQEDALGNVSTYSYERNLTIMKDNRGNHVLYHLDDRGRTVKVEYADGDTILTSYSADNRVASQTDANGMTTSYEYDEEGNVLTETRQDGSQAHFTYNELNLPLTATDYEGNTTTFEYDEAGNLLLMTDGEGNTTRYDYDELNRIVSITDANGGTTTFSYEDTQAVPSSITDGEGNITRYSYDEMNRLLAATDPEGNTTSHVYNKNGWEISTQAADGGETVYEFSPAGEIISITDPMGAKAAFAYDRMHNIISGEDALGHTLDYAYDSNYNKVSETDAKGNTTRYTYDSRNRMAGYTDALGNEVTLSLDGAGNIIIQTDKRGHDTEFVYDMVLNRPVSYKDRAGALTSYEYDRNGNMVKVKYPDKSTVTYTYDKAGRMVSTTARNGLVTELSYDGCGNIIRIQDDETRVYKYGYDHNNRLIRTEDPLGGVTRYAYDGAGNQIAVTDANGNTATYGYDAVGRLTEMKDALEGVTGLGYDLNGNLVSGTDANGHSESCYYDVLGQLLAQTDAAGNVTAMEYDAVGNISKVMDALKGETVYETDAVQRTVKITDAMGHDYLYEYDGNGNLLKTTMPDGDTVSMTYDAEDRMVTRTDEAGVITRYSYDSMGRITKASDNIGNTMSYEYDSSGNLIKQTDTIGREAVYEYDQFNHLVQVTGTDGATTSYTYDALDRLTSVTQADGTVTSYEYDPVGNLIKTTEPGEAVYTYAYDAINRLTEKVNPLGAATTFQYDAKGNLTGSVDGEGAVTAYAYDAIDRLTQFTDGRGNNTQYEYDELSRLLAYTTPEGNKEEYRYDPLGNLTKRKDANGLITEYQYDVMGNLIKEISPKGAVTSYTYDKHDELTSITDPAKNVTTYEVDLNRQVTKMTAKNGGEYTYGYDAVHRLTDITTPLGLTRTFTYDTADNVVKDTDNLNRTTAYEYDIMHRLTKSVNAKGGVSTYTYDIRGNRNGMTDALGYKWNYTYDLVDQLTKSVDPEGKATEVAYNLVGEISSITKPGDRRTSLGYDGNYNRTTLTDPKGYVYEYTYDKDNRQVGFKNPLEETIMAAYDPGSRVTSVTDRMGLTEAYTYDPHGNTLSVKATNGLVTRFSYDILDNLVRVTMPSELTTTYTYDVMGNVTSMTDTMKRTTAYTYDLEGNMTSIHDPSGRTERMGYDIGGRMTSYISNGGNKVSYDYDVLNSLVEKAYEDGDGNAVNEGVVYGYDVLGQRVSMMDRSGASSYEYDGLGRITKVTTGSGEVTTYAYDGCDQLESITYPDGKSVRYEYDKNDNLTKVTDRTGAVTTYVYDAINRVTEIHRPNGVNTYNTYNARDQIVSMVNRCDECEWIVSRYDYTYDDRGFIVAEDAVESLYAYAWDDKHDGKHESWHDDLFPHGNKHINKHDKDGIYNFQIIETKRAFTYDDDGRLLTATENEDRQGRYDYVFKYDDMGNRIFYSKARNGSVQESAEYTYNASNQMVKVREYDGKHYRNVEYSYDADGNRILEEEVKPDGNRKVEKSYEYSVENRLKAVRDAHDLLVAMAYDGDGNRIFQLNYNLHTDDDWKGNSGNGNGNNKDNTGSGNNGNGNGNKKGAAAAIAEFFTGEEPEAGKLGAGVSQALAEHLFSEEILGGLAEGLGIQEETVTAQVETTESDMDSADSGQAMTATPSNAAASYAGKNDNGNNGNGGNGNHYGWGNGNNGNGNGNNGNGNGNSSTGGTNDNNGNASGNTNNTGGSQNQSGILFPVAGEVSELEQELIDMIKTTGKQKDYELVEYVNDVNRDHVEVLMELNINGIMDTAYSYGNERLTNERFTGWTGYYTYDPRGSVTGVTGSDGYIWQSYRYNAFGDITFDKPQYNNVYSYNAESFNPNMDAQYLRARYYSVKTAGFISEDSYLGDITDPLTLNRYNYVKSSPLNYIDPSITRFK